The following proteins come from a genomic window of Laspinema palackyanum D2c:
- a CDS encoding DoxX family protein yields the protein MTSNNTTPNRLKEILRVVLSVAIIGVGITHFTHPDQYVRIVPPQLPYPTELVYISGFFEILGGIGLLIPFVSVAAAWGLIALFVAVFPANINQALNSIPIEGIPHHPWLYWVRLPFQAVLIAWAWWYTQKPDEQPGFFKEQL from the coding sequence ATGACTTCAAACAACACCACGCCCAATCGGCTTAAAGAAATTCTCCGGGTTGTCTTATCGGTAGCTATTATCGGAGTAGGCATTACACACTTTACTCACCCCGATCAATATGTCAGAATTGTGCCGCCTCAATTACCTTACCCGACTGAGTTGGTCTACATTAGTGGATTTTTCGAGATTTTAGGAGGAATTGGCTTACTCATTCCGTTTGTCAGCGTTGCGGCTGCCTGGGGACTGATTGCTCTGTTTGTCGCGGTTTTTCCCGCTAATATCAATCAGGCGCTTAATAGTATTCCCATTGAAGGTATTCCTCATCATCCTTGGCTTTACTGGGTTAGACTGCCTTTTCAGGCTGTGCTAATTGCTTGGGCTTGGTGGTACACTCAAAAACCCGATGAACAACCGGGTTTTTTTAAAGAACAATTATAG
- a CDS encoding DUF72 domain-containing protein — MTICIGTSGWSYQHWEGVLYPYQLAPRSRLDYYIQQYQTVEVNSTYYRWPQDETFTNWQHRLLEGFLMTVKAPRGLTHSQRLYSPENWLARIGRGLECLGDRLGILLVQLPPQFGYDFARLAYFLEQIPPWIRVAIEFRHPSWHIEEVFSLLERFGVAYCVMSGAHLPCILRATAPFVYVRLHGPDPHSLYGGSYSDEDLSWWASRLWEWETQGHSAFVYFNNDGGGNAVRNASKLKTFVENGTF; from the coding sequence ATGACGATTTGCATCGGCACTTCAGGTTGGAGTTATCAACATTGGGAAGGTGTGCTTTATCCCTACCAGTTAGCGCCGCGTTCCCGGCTGGATTACTATATCCAGCAGTATCAAACCGTCGAAGTTAACAGCACTTACTATCGATGGCCCCAAGATGAGACCTTTACTAACTGGCAGCACCGCCTCCTTGAAGGATTTCTGATGACTGTAAAAGCGCCCCGTGGGTTAACACATTCCCAGCGTCTTTACTCGCCAGAAAACTGGTTGGCACGGATAGGCAGGGGACTCGAATGCCTGGGCGATCGCCTAGGTATTCTGCTTGTCCAGCTTCCTCCCCAATTCGGCTACGACTTTGCCCGCCTAGCCTACTTTTTAGAACAAATACCCCCCTGGATCAGAGTGGCGATCGAATTCCGACACCCAAGCTGGCACATAGAAGAGGTATTTTCCCTCCTGGAACGCTTTGGAGTAGCTTACTGTGTAATGAGCGGGGCGCACCTGCCTTGCATCCTTCGCGCCACCGCACCTTTCGTCTATGTAAGGCTTCACGGTCCCGATCCCCATTCCCTCTACGGAGGCTCCTACTCGGATGAGGATTTGTCCTGGTGGGCTTCCCGTCTTTGGGAGTGGGAAACTCAGGGGCACAGCGCCTTTGTCTATTTCAACAATGACGGTGGCGGAAATGCAGTGAGGAATGCTTCTAAGTTAAAAACTTTTGTGGAGAATGGGACTTTTTAA